A segment of the Chlorocebus sabaeus isolate Y175 chromosome 15, mChlSab1.0.hap1, whole genome shotgun sequence genome:
GCCCTGCATGTATGCCATGCTGTCATCCTGCTGCAGCTCTGGCTGGGCCTGCAGCCTTTCCCCAAGAGCACCCAACACAGCAAGAAAGCTCACTGAAATCCACCCCTTTCCCTCCAGTCCACTCTCAGGACCTGGGGTGGGATGGACTCTGTGCCCTTCCAAATAAACCTTGCTAAGTCCACCTCTGTGCAACCTGCTTGGAGGTAGGGGCAACTGATGCCTGGTCCAGGCTGTGAGGGACATGTGTGGGACAGATAAAGAATTCACTGAAGCAGTCCTAAGAGGCACTTTATTGCATAGGATTTGGGGACTGTGGCTCTCTCCCCTTCCACTGTGCTGCAGGGAGCTCAGAGGATGGAGGGGAGGgtgagtggggtgggaggagcggGAGAGAGCACAGGCAGGCACTTCTTGTGGGGGCAAGAGGGCTCTAGGGAGGGAGTAAGAAGCAGTGGGGGACAGGCTGGCACCAGCCTACACCTTCCCAGCACCAAGAGGCCAGTCCTGGGCGGCAGTGTCTTTAGTGTGTTGGGTGGGGCGCCAACCCAAGCAGCAGCGGGCAGCCTTCACACGTTTGCTGGGCTGTAGCACAGCAGGTGTAGCTGCAGGTTCTGGTCCCAGTGGCGCAGTAGCAGGAAGAGCCCCCGGGCTGCGGCCTTGAGGGCGGCCAGGTCAAGGCCGTCAGGCAAGTGCTGGGCCCGCAGCCAGCAATCAGCCTTGGCTGCTGTCAGTTCCCACTCGCCAAAGGCAGCAGCGCATCGGTGCTCTAGCCAGGCCAGCGCCACGGCAGTGGCCCAGGTCCGGCCCCGCAGGTCGGTGCCGCCCAGCCCTTCCGCCCCCTCCGAGGCCTCGGTATCTGAACCCCGCCCACTGTCCACCTGGCCTGGACCCTCGGAGCCCGAGCTGGGGGACGGGCTGCAGGAGGCTGTGGCACTGTCACCCTGACCAACACCAGGGCCTAGAAGTGCCCAGGGCAATGAGGCCgaggtggggctgaggctggCACGGTGCACGGCAAAGGGCGAGGCGCGGCAGAGGCGCTCCTGCGAGATGCGCACAGCGGCACAGAAGGGCGCGTCCAGGCGGAAGGAGCCTGGTGCCTCCTGCAGCCGCACCTGAGGAGAGAGGAGGTGGGGGGAGAAGCGAGCTTAGACAGCGCCTGGCCCCGGCGGcgccaccctccacctcccgagtcCTCACCAGGGGCAGGTAGTCATGGTCGATGCCTTCACTGTTGTTGGCCTGGCCCAGGTCAGGTCTACAGGGTTTGTGACGGTGGCCCAGGCTAAGCCGAGAGGGAGGACGGGGAGGTGGGCGGCGAGGACCTTCCATGGGAGTGGCAGCGTCCCCCAAAGCACACTTGGAGTTGCCATTTTGGTCCGAGTCCCAGGCGCCTGCTGGAGAGCCTCCCTGAAGTCCTGCAGTGGGGATCATCAGTGCCAGCGGGTGGTCTCTAAGTCCAAGTGCCCCTACCCTTTCCCTACCTTTAGAGTAGACAACAGTAGGCAGAGGAGCTGCATCTAGACAGCTGTGAGCGGCAGGTGGGGTTCCTGGGGGCTCAGCTGGCTCTGCAGGGACACAGGGGACAGGAGTCAGGTTTGTCCAGGAGAGTGGCCAGTGAGGTGACAGCTGCACCTGAGAGGTCACCAGAAGAGGCCCCTACCTGAGCTGCACACTTGCAGGACCCCAGGCAGGACCTCCCTAGTGGTAGCATCCACAGCTACAGGGCAAGTGAAGCAGGAAGGGGCAGAGCTGACCTTACTTGTCTGAAGGGCTCGAAGCCAGCATCTCCGGGCATGGCCTGTGGAACCAAGGAGTGGTCTGTGGAACCCTCACCACCCACCCTCTACAGAGGGCTCATAGAAAAAATTGCAGTGTTCTCCCCAGCTTCTCCCTCTATCGACTTTAACAGAGTAGATTGCCTTGCTAGGCCCAGAACCAGCTCAGACTCCCCGACTTTGACAAGAAGTGGTCAGGCTGAACCTTCAACCTCTAGCAGAACAAGGGCCCCCGGCTGCCCAGAATTCAGCACTCTGGACACCACCCAGAGGAAGCACCTTTTCTTCCACCTATTTCTGCACTAACAGAACTTGGAAATATTCTCTCTTCGTGATCCAGTGTGGTAGCCATAGTCACATAAGACTATTGAGTACTTCAGCtgtggctagtgcaactgagGAAATGAACTCTAAGTATTTTCCTAAATGACAAAGATTTGTTTTAATGTGTGGGTGCTCTGAATCATTACAGGATCACATTGCCCTCTGAGCTGGCTGCTAGGAAGCTTGTCAGTCCTGGATCCGATCCTTGCAAGAGTGTATCACCTCACAGCATGCACCTTTAATATAATATAACCTCATTctcagtttccttttatttttactttttcccatTGCCCTGCTTAATTTTTTATCTTGTCTGACGTGAGCCTCAAATCCTTTGTGATGAAAGTGAGTTATGGAGAGTGACCAAACACACAGACCTCTACCTTTGCTGCTTTTAGCCCATGCCTTTGGGCCCTGACTGGACCCATGAGCCACTCACCCCGGTCTGCTGTGGTCTCGGCCCCTCCTCGGAGGGCCAGCTGCTCATTGTCCCGGACCACAGAGGCTGCTGTCAGCCGATGGAGTGCTTGGTCCCAAGCAGCTTCTCTTACAGGAGGTGAGGGAGGCTGTGAGCCATCTCCAGGTCCCCACAGTGTCTCCAGCCCAACACCCACCTCCCAGCACATAGGCTGCTCCCCACACAGGCCCCGGATCACCACATGGCAGCGTGGAGCCTGGGGAGGCACTGCCGGAGGGGCTGACTCCCCACTGGGAGGCACAGCCGTGAATAAGAAGGGTGGTTCCATCAGCATGTCCCAGTCCATGGGGGCTGGGGAGAGCAGGCTTCCTGGGAAGGCAAGACGGGCATGAGCAGAGTGGTCCTCTGGGATTTACCTCCCCAAGGCCTCCTTGGTGTCAGGGAAACCAGCTCCCCATCCAACACTTACCTGAGTCATCCAGGCCTTGTCCCAGTTGTTGGCCTGGCTCAGGACTTGGGCCATCTAGTATTGCACCCAAAGAGGGTTTGCGAGGTCGGCCGGGGACTTGGTTTGCCCGGCCTGGAGGTGAAGAGAGGCTTCGGCCAGCCAGAGCCGCTCTGTGCTGACGGCCCAGCACCTCAGTACTCAAGGCCCCCACCTGCAATGTGAGATATGGGGGCCACTGGTCAAGGAATGCAGAACCCCTGACCATCATACATGGGTGCACAGCTGGCCCATGCCCCTTGTCTGAAACCCTGGGCGGCCACTCACCACCTTGAGGAGAAAGGCCAAGTTCCTTATGGCCTACAATGACCTCTGGCCTTGGCCCCTTCCCAGCGTCATCCCACTCCACTTCCTATTTCCCACTTGTGGTTGTTgcttgtctctgttttcattcatGTCTTCTCCCTCTCTGCATGACTACCTTGTGCTTATTCTTCCAGATACGGCTCTGACTTTCCTGACTCCCTCAAGCGGAGTTAGTCACCCTGACTTTAAGCCCCCATAATACATGTCCTTGTGCTCATCACTGGTTGTTACATGGTATTATCATTGGGGATTTAcccacctttctctctagctAGACTTAATAGTAAGCTCCACATaatgtctggcacacagcaggtggtaaataaatatttgctggataCAAGGCGAATGAATGTGGGTTGCATCATACCTTGAATGGAGCCAGTGTGGGTGCAGGCAGGGGACAGGAGCGGGAGCCTGCAGGTTCTCCCCAGGCCAGACTGCGGCAACCTTGCTGAGAAGGGGGCTCCAGGGGAGCACTACCTTCGGGGGAGCCAGGACCCTGGGAGCCTGGAGACTCACTGCTGCCTGTGGAGCCTGGGCCTGGCTCGGGGCTGGCAGAGCAGTGGGTGAGCACATACTGCTCCCGAATGTACGAGGACTGGAAGATGCGGCGCCATATGGCTGTGTCAGAGGAGGGGTTGGGTCCAGGGTCCGTGACTGGGTCTGTCAGAGCATCAGTACCTGCTGGGAGGCAGTAGAATGGACCCCAGCCCTGACCCCTCCCAGTATCCACTCCAACAtagccacacacatacacctgggCACTTACTCCGCTCCGAGTCCCCGGCAGCCCATGGGCTGGACAGTTCTGCTGACACAGTGCCTGTTCCCAGTGGCTCCGAGGTGCCAGTGGGGTCAGTGCCAGGGCTGGCAGCAGATGGGGCCTCTTCTGGGGATGGAAACACGGACCCACCCAAGCTCTGCCAGCCAGGCTCTTGGCCCTAGAGAGAGTATTATTGGGAAAAAATTAGCTGCAGTTATATGCTACCTCTTTCCAAACAGGATTTTTAGATGGCTTATAGCAAGAGGCAACAAAGCTAATAAACCAGAAACAAAAGACCAGTACTAAAGAAGGAGGAAGCAAACATGTTCACCGTAAGGCTTAATAGAGCTGCTGGGAAGCTGAGCTTTAAGTTTGGCCCTGAGCTCCCTGGCagccaggccaaaaaaaaaaaaaaaaaaaagtctattataCAGCTCTCATGATCAAAAAGGAGGAAGTATGCATAGTTCTTCTAAAGAGATAaggcttttcattaaaaaataactaccATGTCTCCAGCTCCTACTGTGTCAAGTGTCCTGCCAAAACTACTCACTTTATGACCCCTGATGACAGCCACCTGTGAACAACATCGTTTCCATATGAGGAAATGGGTCAgtgaggtgaagtgacttgctcaaatcAAATGGCTggcaagtgacagagctgggattagagattGCGTCTAGGTTATGCTCATCCATAACTGCGTGTCCCAGAAAATACATTGGCTGGTGCTTTCTGTAGGGAACTATGTGAAGCCTTGAGCAAGCCTTGACAGAAACCTCATGGCAAATGCGGGTACTGTTTTCTGTGGCTGTGTGCTTTAATGACCTTGGGTAAAAAATCAGGGGCAACACTTTGCAGGACAACTCAGTGGAAGACCCGATGAAGGCAGCAGGGTGTGGTCATCTTGGGGGACCCAGTGTGATCTCTGTGGAGCCCTAGGGGATAGTAGAGGAGCTTGGTAGAGAGAGGCACAGAGAATGGAAAAAGGGTTTGGAAGAGATGCGGGGACTTCAGCCATCCCAGGCCCCCCTACCACATCCTAGCCCCCCTACCATACCCTAGCCCAGGCCTACCCCTGGTGGACGGGGCCGGAAGCCATCCACCCTGAAGAGTGAGCAGTAACCGAGGAGCTGGTCCCCAGGGTAGAGTGCTGGGATCTCCCGGGGGGTCAGCAGTGCCTCCACGGTGTCGGGCACAAACCAGTCCACAGAGATATCACTCAGGGCAGGCTCCAGTGCCTTCCGCAGAGCCTGCACCAGCTGTGGGGTGGCCAGAGGGAGGACATGGGAGGGAAAGAGGTGTCATACAGCCAGACACAGCAGGAAGGCTGCCCTTCCCTTGATGCCATCTGCCCAGCCCCTGAGCTGGTGGGGCACAGGTTCAGGCTGGGGTCAGGAGGAGGAATGAGGGTAGGAGCAAGCAGGGGGCCAGAGTGCTCAGTTCTCAGGATCTGGTCTGTCTCCTGGCCTGAGCTTTGCCACATGGATGGAGCAGGACTGTGAAGAGGAGGCTCAGTTCCAGGACTAAATGAGATTCAGAGGGTGGTCAGAGACAGTGTCCCGACACCTTTGGCCTTCACAGCACCAACAGCTCTTCCCCGGTGGAGTGGGGAGAAGGCCTGGTGAGGGCGCCAGGAGCCCCCATGGCCTGCCTGAGTTCTGTTTCAGACTTGATGTGTAACTTGGAAGAAAAACTTTCAGGTGTAGGGAACAGGGCCCAGGCTCAAGCTCACCATgggctgcagcctctgcccaggCCTCAGGAAGTAGGCCTGGCCCCTGCTGAGGGCAGATAAACCCTGGAGCAGCTGGTGGCAGGTGGGCCCCAGCCCAAAGGAGAAGCATCTGATGAGGGAAAGGAAGCAGCTGTGATCTTCGGGAGCCCCTTGTGCGGGCTCAATCTTAGGCATCTGGCTCTGCCCATCCCATACCTGGCTGTCCCCCTGTGCCACCTCATGAGCTCCAGGGTTCGGTGGGTAGTGGCAGCCATGGgtgaggcagcagtgagcaggAACAGCTGCCGAGGGTAGGCCCTGTGCTGGGGCTGCCCCATGGCCCAGTCCAGAGCAGCCAGCACATCTGGAGGCCCGCTCGGAATCTTCAGGGTCTCAATGCTCTCACAGATCAGCTGCACAGCGTCCTGGAGAGAGAAGGCACAGGCTGGGACGCACTGGGCTGAAACCTCTATGTAAGACCCCCAGAATCCCTGGACCACACTCACATCACTGCAAGGCCGGCTCTCTGGGAAGAGTGGCTGCACCAACGTCCCAAACACGGCCAGGTTGATAAGCGTCTGAGGCGGGAGGGACTTCACAGCCAAAACAATGGCATCCTGTGGAGAGCCAGGGAGGGCGGCATGAGGCCGGCCCCATGGGCCCTGATAGAGAGCAAGGGAAGCCAGATCGCTGCCTTATCCAGGCTGTGATTCAAATGAGAGGCTGTGGTAACCTGGGAGAGGTCCTGGATGTTAGGGAAAGCCTCTGTGCCAGTGAGCCCccgagtgtgtgtgagagactgTGTGTGGGACTCTGGAGGTATACATGAAACTTCAGTCTCCCCGTGATTGGAGTGACTCCCTGTGACTGAGTGCGAGTCTATGTATGAGAGGCTCTTGGAATCCTGGAGAGACGTGTGTGCGTGGATATGAGCAAGAGAGCGTGACAGTGTCTGTTTGGTGGTTGCAGCAAGGCTGCTCTCTGCAGGAATCCCCTGAGGAGTTGCCATCTGCTTCCTCTTTGGAAGATGGTGTTTGAAGCAACAAggtaactcctggcttcaagaggcTGCCCCCAGCCCACCACAGACctactgccccaccccacccccaggcctgCCCACACCACACCCGCACGGGCCTTGTGTGCCGCGCTGCTGCCATCCAACAGGAAGAgtagctcccgagtagctgtccCCAGGTGTCCGGGCTTGGAGCTCAGGTCCGGGCAGAAGCTCAGCACCAGCACAGGGTTCAGCAGGATGTCCTTGTGGAAGCGTCGCTGCAGGAACCACACCTGAGCAGGGGAGTCccaaatcagcctgggcaaggcTTAGTGCTACTTTGTTGAGGCTGGGCAGTGGGACTGGCTCTGGGGCCTTTTTCTGTCTGATCCACCCAGAGGGGACATCTTTTTGTAGTAATTAGAATAAAGGCAGGGGCAAAGGCTGGTGGCTGTCCTCTGTTTATATCAGACCTAGCCTCCATCCTCTGAGACACACCCCAGAAAGATTCACATCGGCCCTCCAGTGACAGTACTCATCTGCCCTCTGTGATGGGGGGGTGGCAGCTGTGGAGAGATCTTGCTGAGAAAGAGGCCTCCCCGTGCCCATCCCAATGTAAGCCTGCTTGCCTGCTCCTTGTGCACAAATGCAGCCAAGGCTGGGGGCCAGGCCAGGCTCCTATGGCAGTACCTGCCGGTCCCCATCACTGTCCCTTCGCTGTAGCCTCTGGAAATCTCGGCGGGCCCTTACCCGGGCCTCATATTCTGCTGAGCTCAGGCTGCCGCCCTCCAGCATCAGGTGTGGCTGATGGGGTTCTGAGAGGAGAGGACACAATTCTGTCAAGGAAGTCCCTGCCTCTGGACCCCAAGTGCCCAGTTTCACTGTCCGGGAGGAGCCTGCAGGTCCAGCCTTCCTACACCACAGGCTCCGCCCTCACAGATGACTCAGTCCATCTGGCTGGGGCCCAGAAACCTGTACTCGAGAAATGCTTCCCCCATTCATACAGAAGCAAGTCAGGGGTGACCCACGGTGTGTCCCAGTCTCTCACCACTGGGGTGTAGCAGGATCTCCAAGGCCCGGTCACAGTGGTGGCCCTCTGCCAGTGTGACACAGATGGTGGCTGCAGAGCTGGCATGAGGAGGGGCATCTGCCCGCAGGGCATGAGAGGGGCTCTCCAGGCCTGAGGGACACAGAGGCAGGAAGGGGAGATGCAGCCATCACACCTTCCCAGGGACAGCAACTGTTGGCAGGGGTCATGGCTGATTCAGTCAGCTCTCAAGAGTCTGATCTAAAGGGGTCAGATGGACAAGGGAGGATGTGCCTGCTTTCATGGGCAGGGAAGTAGATTCCAGCTGGGTTTCTGGCTGGTTGAAGAGTCATGCATCAGCCAGGTGCTGATTTAGCATCCACCCCCCACCTTCTGCATAAGGAAAAGGTACTTCCTCACGGGTACCGGTCCCATTGTAGTCTCTCTCTTCCCACTGGTGGGTGAGATGAGATATAAATAAATTACCTTGATAAaattaggggtgtgtgtgttaggtagAGGTGACCAGGGGATGCTCCCACTGCTAACCCAGATGTTCTTGAGGCTTGGGTCCCTGTCTTTTTGTCCTGTGTCCCTCCTATCCCTGAGCCTTATTTCCTTTCCAGTCACTACACTGGGAGGAGTGGGCATCTGAAAAGAGGGCAGGCCAGCCAGATGCACCCACCTGCAAGCAGGCATGGCCCAGTCACCAGCATCTCGAAGGAGAAGGTATATGGGGCAGGGCATCGGGCAGGGCCTGAGAACACGTCCTGAGGGGCAGCTGGCTCCTCCCACGCCAGCCCTTCCTCCTGAGGGCTGCCCACCCCGAAGCAGCTGGTGGGGCTGGAAGGGAGCATGAGGAGGGTCACTGGGCCACCGTGAAGGCCCCTAACCCCTCCGGCTGACTGGCCCCAGCCCTTCCTCACCCTTCCCATCCCCTGGGGTACCCTGCCAATGCCCCCTCACCCGCACTAGACCCAGAGAAGCCGAGGGAGGGACGAAGAGAATCACCATAGGCCCAACCTGTCGTCACAGAGCCCCGGAGGCCTGGGGGGCCCCGGCGGGCCTGGCGGGGCCAGTGGGGTGAGCACAGTGGGCAGTGCCACATGCAGCACCCCGTCAGGCCTTGAGGGCAGCTCCCGGCTGCTGTGCAGGGTCACCGTCATGGTGCCAGCCGCGGCGATAAGGCCTGTGGGCAGCACCAACGTGGACCGGGCCTGGGCCAGATCCAAGACAAGATGACCTATGATGGGTGAGAAATGGGGTCAGAGCATGCTGGaagcagagaagagggaggaagctaGAGGTGGGAGCAGGCATCGGGTCAGGGAGCCTGGGCAAAGGGGACTTTGCGTGTTGGCACTAGGCTAATGCATTGGTGACACAGGATGGAGGCATGAGATGAATGATAGCAGGAGAGGCAGACTAACTGTGGAAAGATCTGGCTGTCATCAGGCAAGAGCTCAGTGACATCCTTGCTAATGGAAGGCTGAAGAGAAGGGGCCATGTCCACTCTCAAGGCCCTGGGAATACCCACACCCTCTGCCCCTCTCCCCCTGTCTGCCTCTTTCCATTCAGCCCTTGGCCACCATCCCTTGTGGATAGACACCTCCCTGTAGCCTGGGACCCCACTCTGCTCATAAATCTCCTGCTCATGAACCATCAGGAGCTCCCCCATTGCCCACTAAGGTGGCTCCAGAATTCTCTACTCCTCCCAGGCAGGAGGAACAAAGAAGCAGGAAGCAGGCTAGAGGACATAAAGCTCCATTTGCACACTGCACACACTGTTTTATTTAGCTCCTAGGTTTATTTGGGGACTCGGGGGGCTGCTAAAGGAATAATGACCAGCCATGTACAGTGGCAGCTGTGTACACCACCGACGTGGTCTGGCCCCAGCCCACCTTCACAGCCCTACTGTACCTCACTTCCTCACAATGACCAATTGTTCATCCTTtcagtaaatacttgctgaataactgaagggaagaaaaagatggaaagagagaaagaaaggggctTCCATTCCAGCCAATTGACATAGTGGAGAGAGCACAGCATCAGGTTTTAAATATCAGCTCTGTGACCTCTAATTGAGTCCTTTGGCAACTGTCTTGTTCTGaggagcctgtttcctcatccataaagtgGGGATCATAATAACTCTGTGATTGTGGGGAGGAACAAATGAGGTATGCAAAGCACCCAACATGTAAGTCAGTGACCCCAGCTATGACTTTCAACCCCCATAACAGGAGGGAGGGGGATTATCGCCCTTCCATCCCTCATAACAGGAAGAAACCAGCATTACCCACTACTCAGGATTCAAATGAGGTGATACTAGCGATTGTAAACTGTAAATCACTGTAAATATGAGGCATTTTATTGTCATTACCCACTATAACCTACTTATAAGCATTTGCTTATACTGTTGCCCCTACCTTCCACCTGAGTCCTACCCTTTCTTGCAGACAAATGCTGGCTCTCCCTCCTTCTGGAACATTCCTGGGGCCTCACCCCAGAGCTCACTCTAGCCTCTAACCATGAGCCTCCCAACCTGCTGGGCTTATGCCAGCTCTCAACACCACCAGATTCTGTTCCTTTTCTTACCTGGATTGTAAATCCCATGGGCAGGAATCAAAGGCATgtatgaatgaatcaatgaaagaACCAGGTGCAAACACAGCACACAGCGCAGGGCTGGGCTTCTGTCCCTTCCCCAGGCACTCACTGGGTCTCATAGTGCCAGGTTCTGTGTGAGGTGCTGGGATTTGGAGATGCTCCAGCagggagacagacaggcagatCTGTGACAATGACTCCGCCTGTAAGTGCCATAATGGAGGGGGCACAAAAGGCTGGGGAGCCAGGAAACAGTGCAGCTAATTATTTGTGGGGGAGTCAGGGAGAGTTTCCCAAGGAGTGACGTTTAGTGGACCTTAAAGGACAAGTAGGAATTTGCTCAATAGAAGATGGGAAGACAGAGCAGAGAGGTAGGAAGGGACCTGTCAGTCAGTGTGGCCAGTGGCGGTGGTACCTGGTGTGTGGGATCGCGGGGAAAGGGATGGAATGGGGTGAGACTGAGGGCCTTGGCTGCTAGGCACAGGAGTCTACACTTGATCCACTGGCCCACGCGGGACCTGGCTGAGGTGTGCAGCCTAAAAAAGTAAGGGGGCGGAGGGGACCAGCTGGGGAGAAGGCTCCCTTTGCAGCCCCCTAGAGAGACCCATCTCCTGGGCTGTAAGGGCTGCTGGCGCCCCCGCAAGCCCTGTGCTGCCTGCTATGTCTGTCTCCCTGGCTGTGAACCTCAGGGTCATGTtctcccagcacctggcacaggtcAGGTGCCCAGCCCACGACTGTTGAATACGAGGATGAGCCAATGAATGCACAAGGCAGCGCCTGGAGGAAGGCGGGGGACGGGCGTAGGCCGAGCGGGTGCGGGAGCCTGAGCTGCACCGGGCCTTCAGGAGCGCAGGTGCGGGAGCGTCGGACTCACCCTGCGCGCAGCGGCGGGGCGTCGGGGTCCCCAGCCCGGGGCCCAGAGCGCGGCAGCAGGCGGCCTGCGAGCGGCGCCGGCTCTGCAGCTGGAAGGAGACGCGCCGTCCGGCGGCCTCGGCCTCGAAGCCGGACACCACCTCGGCCTCGGCCAGCGGGTACACGAACACGCCTGCGGAGGGCGGCGGGAGGTGGCGTCGGACCCCGCCCGGTTCACCCCCCTCCCCGCCCGCGCCCCACCCGGACCTCACCGTCCACCGGGTGCGGCTGCGGGTTGCGGTAGGTGAGCCGGGCCCGCACGCTAAGGCAGGGGCCGTTGGCGCAGGCCCGGACCCAGGAGTCCGTGAGCGGCAGCGGCGTCCAGCTGGAGGGGCAGTACAGGCCGGGCATGGCGCCGGGAGGCCGGCCCTACGCGAACCGGCCTGGGGAGCTGGGCGCAAGGTGACGGGGCGCCCACCCCGCGCTCCAGAGGCCAGCGCGAGAGTCTCACTCCAACGCCCGGACGGGGCCTGTCGGGGCGCGAGGCCGAGCGGGGGCTCCTGCGGGCGACAGGTGGCGGGGGAGATAAGGGGGCGGAGGGCGTGGAGGCGAGGGGGGCATCCTCACGCGTTACCTGGTCAGCCGGGCCGCGGAGGGTTAATGATTAACGCGCGCTCGGGCGCCCAGCAGTCCCGCCGAGGCTCCCCCAGGGGTGGGGGCGGTCACAGCTGTTCCACCGCCCGCTCCCAACCTCGCTGCCACCCCCGTACATGCCGGCCCCCCGGGGCTCCCCGCGGCCGCCAGCTGTCGGAAGCGGCGCGGGTGGAGATGGAAGATGCTCCGGGAGGGCGGAGGTTTAAAAGGGCCCGAATTCCACCCCCCGAGGCCTCTGGCCTGGCGAGGGACGGCGGGGGCAGGGTGGAGGGGGCGCCGAAAGGGCCTCGGTCTTTCTCTCCCTGGTGCCTCATCCGACCGGGGTGCTGGCTGGAGTGGAGGGGTTAAGGGTGGGAAGAACGAGCTGGGAAAGCGAAAAGAGGGGTTCTTCGGGAGGCAAGCCCGGGAGAGGTGTCGGGCCAGGGGAGAGTCCATGGGAGTCGCCAGGGCATCGCTTCCCACCCCGGCAGAGCTGATGTGGGAGGAGGGGGCACCTGCAGTCGCCGCGGCCCGCGCAAGGGATGCCGCGGGCTGGCTCTGGGGATCGCCCCCCTCCCAGTGGCAGCTTCAGCCTCACCGTCGCGTCCTCCGCGGATTTCTAGGCGCCCACGGGATCCGTGTGGTTAGTGCCGCCTCTGCGTCCCGGGTGGCCCTGGGTCCCGGCACCTGCCGGCCGCCAGCTAGCGACTCTGGCTGCGGCGGCTCTGAGTCCCCGCAGGGGCGCGGGCCCTGCCGGCGGTGGTCCCGCCCCCGTTCTGAGAGGCCGCCCCTCCAGCCTGCCGTAGCCCCGCCTGCTGCTGCTGCGGCGGGGCTGGCGCTCCCCCCTCCCTCGGGCGAGGTACCGCCTCCGCGCCAGCCGCGGCAGCCCGAGCCAGACTGGGCACCGCAGTGCAGGGACCGCGTTCCCGCCGCCGCACGGATCCCCGTCACTGCGGGACCGAGGCCTCAGAGACCCCACCCTTTCCATTCTTCAGGAATAAGGCGTCCTGCAAGTGCCACCCGCACTGCCGCGACCCCAGCTATCCAATAGGACGGCATCCCattccccagcccaccccaccccctgccctgggTGGCTTCCCATCGCTGCAGAGACCCTCCCTCCTGACTGCAGCGAACCTCAGCCCCCCATCACCGTCACCGCAGGACTCTTCCCGCAAGAAGCCAACCCCTTTCCTTTGCAAAGTGCTCTTCATCACCGCAGAAAACCTCCCCCATCCCTGCAGGTACTTTTAGTTCATGCAGCCACTTCAGTGACCACTCACTCCAAGCAGGGATTCTTCACCACTGCAGcgacctcctcccacccccaaacaACCGGCCTTGGCATCGCTGCAGTGCCGACTGCCCACTTCTGCTGGGGTGGGAGGGTGTGCGCGATAGCTCCGTCAGCCTGTAACCCCTTGGTCTCTTCAGTTGTGCGGGTCTTGGGAGTGAAGCCTTCCAGCCTGAAGAGCCTTCTCATGGCTGCAGACCGCCGCTTCATAGCAGTGACCCCCACCCATCACCGAAGCGCCTGAAGAGAAAACATCTCTGCTTGTCAGAAGGGCCCCTTGTTATTGGCAGACTTTGCATGTGCTTGACAATGTTATACTGTCAAAAAGTAGGAAGGTCCGGTAAACCTCTCCCAGGACCCCCGAGGGAGAGTCTGAGAgccctggggaagggaggggagatgaCCATGTTTGGGGGTCATCCATGTAAGCTTTTTGACAGATGCCACACTGAGATTCTGCAGAGAGAGCCTGAGGAGAGCTGGGGGTGGAGGACAGCCAGTAGG
Coding sequences within it:
- the VWA5B2 gene encoding von Willebrand factor A domain-containing protein 5B2 isoform X13; amino-acid sequence: MLVTGPCLLAGLESPSHALRADAPPHASSAATICVTLAEGHHCDRALEILLHPSEPHQPHLMLEGGSLSSAEYEARVRARRDFQRLQRRDSDGDRQVWFLQRRFHKDILLNPVLVLSFCPDLSSKPGHLGTATRELLFLLDGSSAAHKDAIVLAVKSLPPQTLINLAVFGTLVQPLFPESRPCSDDAVQLICESIETLKIPSGPPDVLAALDWAMGQPQHRAYPRQLFLLTAASPMAATTHRTLELMRWHRGTARCFSFGLGPTCHQLLQGLSALSRGQAYFLRPGQRLQPMLVQALRKALEPALSDISVDWFVPDTVEALLTPREIPALYPGDQLLGYCSLFRVDGFRPRPPGGQEPGWQSLGGSVFPSPEEAPSAASPGTDPTGTSEPLGTGTVSAELSSPWAAGDSERSTDALTDPVTDPGPNPSSDTAIWRRIFQSSYIREQYVLTHCSASPEPGPGSTGSSESPGSQGPGSPEGSAPLEPPSQQGCRSLAWGEPAGSRSCPLPAPTLAPFKVGALSTEVLGRQHRAALAGRSLSSPPGRANQVPGRPRKPSLGAILDGPSPEPGQQLGQGLDDSGSLLSPAPMDWDMLMEPPFLFTAVPPSGESAPPAVPPQAPRCHVVIRGLCGEQPMCWEVGVGLETLWGPGDGSQPPSPPVREAAWDQALHRLTAASVVRDNEQLALRGGAETTADRGHARRCWLRALQTSKVSSAPSCFTCPVAVDATTREVLPGVLQVCSSEPAEPPGTPPAAHSCLDAAPLPTVVYSKGLQGGSPAGAWDSDQNGNSKCALGDAATPMEGPRRPPPRPPSRLSLGHRHKPCRPDLGQANNSEGIDHDYLPLVRLQEAPGSFRLDAPFCAAVRISQERLCRASPFAVHRASLSPTSASLPWALLGPGVGQGDSATASCSPSPSSGSEGPGQVDSGRGSDTEASEGAEGLGGTDLRGRTWATAVALAWLEHRCAAAFGEWELTAAKADCWLRAQHLPDGLDLAALKAAARGLFLLLRHWDQNLQLHLLCYSPANV
- the VWA5B2 gene encoding von Willebrand factor A domain-containing protein 5B2 isoform X12; protein product: MLVTGPCLLAGLESPSHALRADAPPHASSAATICVTLAEGHHCDRALEILLHPSEPHQPHLMLEGGSLSSAEYEARVRARRDFQRLQRRDSDGDRQVWFLQRRFHKDILLNPVLVLSFCPDLSSKPGHLGTATRELLFLLDGSSAAHKDAIVLAVKSLPPQTLINLAVFGTLVQPLFPESRPCSDDAVQLICESIETLKIPSGPPDVLAALDWAMGQPQHRAYPRQLFLLTAASPMAATTHRTLELMRWHRGTARCFSFGLGPTCHQLLQGLSALSRGQAYFLRPGQRLQPMLVQALRKALEPALSDISVDWFVPDTVEALLTPREIPALYPGDQLLGYCSLFRVDGFRPRPPGGQEPGWQSLGGSVFPSPEEAPSAASPGTDPTGTSEPLGTGTVSAELSSPWAAGDSERTGTDALTDPVTDPGPNPSSDTAIWRRIFQSSYIREQYVLTHCSASPEPGPGSTGSSESPGSQGPGSPEGSAPLEPPSQQGCRSLAWGEPAGSRSCPLPAPTLAPFKVGALSTEVLGRQHRAALAGRSLSSPPGRANQVPGRPRKPSLGAILDGPSPEPGQQLGQGLDDSGSLLSPAPMDWDMLMEPPFLFTAVPPSGESAPPAVPPQAPRCHVVIRGLCGEQPMCWEVGVGLETLWGPGDGSQPPSPPVREAAWDQALHRLTAASVVRDNEQLALRGGAETTADRGHARRCWLRALQTSKVSSAPSCFTCPVAVDATTREVLPGVLQVCSSEPAEPPGTPPAAHSCLDAAPLPTVVYSKGLQGGSPAGAWDSDQNGNSKCALGDAATPMEGPRRPPPRPPSRLSLGHRHKPCRPDLGQANNSEGIDHDYLPLVRLQEAPGSFRLDAPFCAAVRISQERLCRASPFAVHRASLSPTSASLPWALLGPGVGQGDSATASCSPSPSSGSEGPGQVDSGRGSDTEASEGAEGLGGTDLRGRTWATAVALAWLEHRCAAAFGEWELTAAKADCWLRAQHLPDGLDLAALKAAARGLFLLLRHWDQNLQLHLLCYSPANV